The proteins below come from a single Faecalibaculum rodentium genomic window:
- the tnpB gene encoding IS66 family insertion sequence element accessory protein TnpB (TnpB, as the term is used for proteins encoded by IS66 family insertion elements, is considered an accessory protein, since TnpC, encoded by a neighboring gene, is a DDE family transposase.) codes for MTGLDDISRLYLVTEPVDFRKGIDGLGTYVQSILNTDPFQNAMFVFTNKRHNKLKLLHYDGTGFWLLHKQLSKGTFKWRMSSPDPFLQISPQQLDWLLEGLDINQKRAFRHVMPQYI; via the coding sequence ATGACTGGACTTGATGATATTTCCCGATTATACCTGGTCACTGAACCTGTGGACTTTCGCAAAGGCATAGATGGACTGGGTACATATGTCCAGTCGATCCTGAACACTGATCCATTCCAGAATGCGATGTTCGTCTTCACCAACAAACGACACAACAAGCTCAAGCTCCTCCATTATGACGGTACAGGGTTCTGGCTCCTTCACAAGCAGCTGAGCAAAGGAACCTTCAAATGGCGGATGAGTTCCCCGGATCCGTTTCTGCAGATCTCCCCACAGCAGCTGGACTGGCTTTTGGAAGGACTGGACATAAACCAGAAGCGGGCTTTCAGGCATGTGATGCCTCAATATATCTAG
- a CDS encoding TetR/AcrR family transcriptional regulator: MKSKVQENKKQKMDRLVASASRLFTETGVEKVSVEEIARQAGVAKGTFYLYFHDKEQLRDLIISREAARLFETADECLRTSPQASFVDAVIFMIDNVLSQLEARATLLKFIRRSLTFAVFHENISGLMQEEQFALYPRFLDLAQSYGWQLKNPYKTLFLVVELASGTCYSCLIDSKPCSMEDMKPVLYSSIRAILESAKKPVQPPAARISEAASLADANANMA, from the coding sequence ATGAAATCCAAAGTACAGGAAAACAAGAAACAGAAAATGGACCGGCTGGTTGCCTCAGCCAGCCGGCTGTTTACGGAAACCGGGGTGGAAAAGGTCTCCGTGGAAGAAATTGCCCGGCAGGCAGGCGTGGCCAAGGGCACCTTTTATCTGTATTTCCACGACAAGGAACAGCTGAGGGACCTGATCATTTCCCGTGAAGCCGCCAGGCTCTTTGAAACAGCCGATGAATGCCTGCGGACCTCTCCCCAGGCATCCTTTGTAGATGCCGTGATTTTCATGATCGACAACGTTCTGAGCCAGCTGGAAGCCAGGGCCACCCTGCTGAAGTTCATCCGGCGGTCACTGACCTTCGCTGTTTTCCACGAAAACATCAGCGGTCTCATGCAGGAGGAACAGTTTGCCCTCTATCCCCGGTTTCTCGATCTGGCCCAGAGCTATGGCTGGCAGCTGAAAAACCCGTACAAAACGCTGTTTCTGGTCGTGGAACTGGCATCCGGCACCTGCTATTCCTGTCTGATCGACAGCAAACCCTGTTCCATGGAAGACATGAAGCCGGTCCTGTATTCTTCCATCCGTGCGATTCTGGAAAGTGCAAAAAAGCCTGTCCAGCCTCCGGCAGCGCGAATCTCCGAAGCTGCTTCGCTGGCTGATGCAAATGCAAATATGGCGTAA
- the tnpC gene encoding IS66 family transposase, whose amino-acid sequence MDFLSSFDFENYTRKSMKESLESLDHDDLVDAALFLADNLFLKDQINRKAAMDRFASKSEQLFISLFNEAEEIASTSSPEDLDESAVLETVSKERPASPKKRRSMKEKAKALPEKIIDVYPDAGKDPVCPVCGTAMKELKPTVHRTIKYVPQRLYVEVEVDHNYVCPKGCEDEDGKPVMIPAARKEAPLLENTMSSPSLVSHIIAQKTVMGLPLYRQEQDWQRRGFNLSRSIMASWMIRSSQIYGEALVDRMIQDFRECDVVHMDETVLKCLEVSRDQDRTNCYMIVGVSAEHEARQMVIYQFKKSRAQKFVWEFLGEGFEKALMSDGFEGYDNYTAAIHLSCMAHARRHLYDAVKIRADYQTFKNLPDDTEMKLKHIRENPALGILLEPLGNINRLYEVESRAKKKKLSREEVYELRQKESKPLFDQVIAGMERIARSFDSGSKAVKGANYFLKRKDSLALYLEDGNYPIDNNLAERMVKPFVIGRKGFLFADTEAGAEATAVWYSLSQSAIMNGLVPEKYIEYVLTRLKNEGIREEVLEDLLPYSRTLPGHLYKK is encoded by the coding sequence ATGGACTTCTTATCTTCTTTTGACTTCGAAAACTACACCCGCAAATCCATGAAAGAAAGCCTCGAATCTCTGGATCATGATGACCTGGTCGATGCCGCTCTCTTCCTGGCCGACAACCTGTTCCTGAAAGACCAGATCAACAGGAAGGCGGCCATGGACCGCTTCGCTTCCAAAAGCGAGCAGCTTTTCATATCCCTGTTCAACGAGGCGGAAGAGATCGCATCCACGTCTTCTCCCGAAGACCTGGATGAATCAGCTGTCCTGGAAACTGTGAGCAAAGAGAGACCGGCGTCCCCCAAAAAGCGCAGATCCATGAAGGAGAAAGCAAAGGCGCTTCCTGAAAAGATCATCGATGTGTATCCGGATGCAGGCAAGGACCCGGTGTGCCCTGTATGTGGCACAGCCATGAAGGAGCTGAAACCGACTGTACACCGGACCATCAAATACGTTCCGCAGCGCCTCTATGTCGAAGTGGAAGTGGATCATAATTATGTCTGCCCCAAAGGTTGTGAAGATGAGGATGGAAAGCCTGTGATGATCCCGGCTGCCCGCAAAGAAGCACCGCTTCTGGAGAATACGATGTCTTCGCCTTCTCTTGTGTCCCACATCATAGCCCAGAAAACAGTCATGGGACTGCCTCTTTACAGACAGGAACAAGACTGGCAGCGAAGAGGATTCAACCTCAGCAGGAGTATCATGGCCAGCTGGATGATCCGTTCTTCCCAGATCTATGGAGAAGCTCTGGTGGACAGGATGATACAGGATTTCAGGGAATGTGATGTGGTCCATATGGATGAGACCGTACTGAAATGCCTGGAAGTGAGTCGGGATCAGGATCGGACGAACTGTTACATGATCGTCGGGGTCAGCGCAGAGCATGAAGCCAGACAGATGGTCATATATCAGTTCAAGAAGAGCAGGGCCCAGAAGTTCGTATGGGAATTCCTGGGAGAAGGATTCGAAAAGGCCCTGATGTCAGACGGATTCGAAGGCTACGATAATTACACAGCAGCCATCCATCTGAGTTGTATGGCCCATGCGAGGCGGCATCTGTATGATGCGGTGAAGATCCGTGCAGACTACCAGACATTCAAGAATCTGCCAGACGATACAGAAATGAAACTGAAACATATCAGGGAGAATCCGGCACTGGGGATCCTGTTGGAGCCACTTGGGAACATCAACAGGCTTTATGAGGTGGAGAGCAGAGCGAAAAAGAAGAAACTGAGTCGGGAAGAAGTATACGAACTGAGGCAGAAAGAGTCTAAACCGCTTTTTGACCAGGTGATCGCAGGAATGGAGCGGATCGCCCGGAGTTTTGATAGTGGTTCGAAAGCAGTAAAGGGAGCAAACTACTTCCTGAAAAGGAAAGACTCGCTGGCCCTTTATCTGGAGGATGGGAACTATCCGATCGACAATAACCTGGCGGAGCGGATGGTGAAGCCGTTCGTGATAGGCCGGAAGGGGTTCCTGTTTGCGGACACGGAAGCAGGAGCGGAAGCAACAGCAGTATGGTACAGTCTGAGCCAATCGGCAATCATGAATGGGCTGGTGCCTGAGAAGTACATCGAATATGTGCTGACAAGGCTGAAGAACGAAGGGATCAGAGAGGAAGTACTCGAAGACCTGCTTCCATACTCCAGGACACTTCCAGGACATCTGTATAAGAAATAG
- a CDS encoding efflux RND transporter permease subunit gives MEQLSRFIVKHRNAILLVAVLLLIPSIFGYLNTRVNYDLLSYLPKDTESMKAQDVLGDDFNLSSVDMLVVNGMPEKDVAKLKTQIEGIDGVDKVIWRDSVLDLSVPREAIPESIQDMLYSGDSTMLIITFREPTASDRTMNAIAQIKQYSQMDCWLAGFSAITEDTRDLVTTETPIYSAIAVALCLVVLCLGLESWVAPFVFLLGIAFPIIYNMGTNIFLGEISYITKALALILQLAVTMDYSIFLLHRYQEEKAKPGVTNEEAMASAIQATFVSITSSSITTIAGFLALCFMSLTLGKDIGLVMAKGVVLGVICTVLVLPSLIMFFDKWIEKWKHPVLIRPVKKAPVFVTKHYKAIIAVFVLLFIPAIYAQANVAQYYDLTATLPEDMASVQGTTQMKEKFNMNTTHFVLVDDKVSARDMQDMISQMEEVKGVSNVLAYEKYIGPGVPSTFEPAQLEDILHNGGRRLVVVNSEYRGATDEENKQLDTLREILHKYDKNGLIGGEGALDEDLIKVTNVDFQMVNIVSIVAILAIIAVTFKSLSLPFILVLAIEFAISVNMGIPFFTHTTLPFIASIVIGTIQLGACIDYAILITSRFREELQNGQTPVRAIQISVEKSSTSIITSGLSFFAACTGVAMIAKMDMIASLCTLLGRGALISVLVILFILPALLLACSGLIAKTTKGWPKASARAASSKSGKEAARA, from the coding sequence ATGGAACAACTATCCCGATTCATCGTGAAGCACAGAAACGCGATCCTTCTTGTCGCGGTGCTTCTGCTGATCCCCAGCATATTCGGATACCTCAACACACGGGTCAACTACGACCTGCTGTCGTATCTGCCAAAGGACACCGAAAGCATGAAGGCACAGGATGTCCTGGGGGATGATTTCAATCTTTCCAGCGTGGATATGCTGGTGGTCAACGGCATGCCGGAAAAGGATGTCGCGAAGCTGAAGACACAGATCGAAGGCATCGACGGTGTGGACAAGGTGATCTGGCGTGATTCAGTCCTGGATCTGTCCGTTCCCAGGGAGGCGATCCCAGAAAGCATCCAGGACATGCTGTACAGCGGCGATTCCACGATGCTGATCATCACCTTCAGGGAACCGACGGCCAGTGACCGGACCATGAACGCCATTGCGCAGATCAAGCAGTATTCACAGATGGACTGCTGGCTGGCAGGATTCTCTGCCATTACCGAGGACACCAGGGACCTGGTCACGACAGAGACCCCGATTTACTCGGCCATTGCCGTGGCGCTGTGTCTGGTGGTCCTGTGTCTGGGGCTGGAGTCCTGGGTGGCACCCTTCGTGTTCCTGCTGGGTATCGCGTTCCCGATCATCTACAACATGGGAACCAATATTTTCCTGGGGGAGATTTCCTACATCACCAAAGCCCTGGCGCTGATCCTGCAGCTGGCGGTGACGATGGACTATTCCATCTTCCTTCTCCACCGGTACCAGGAGGAAAAGGCGAAGCCGGGCGTGACAAACGAGGAAGCCATGGCGTCTGCCATTCAGGCGACGTTCGTGTCCATCACCTCGTCTTCCATCACCACGATTGCCGGGTTCCTGGCCCTGTGCTTCATGAGCCTGACGCTGGGAAAGGACATCGGCCTGGTCATGGCCAAGGGCGTAGTCCTGGGTGTCATCTGCACGGTTCTGGTGCTTCCGTCGCTGATCATGTTCTTCGACAAGTGGATAGAGAAGTGGAAACACCCGGTGCTGATCCGTCCGGTCAAGAAAGCACCTGTCTTTGTCACAAAGCACTACAAGGCCATCATCGCGGTGTTCGTCCTGCTGTTCATCCCGGCAATCTATGCCCAGGCCAATGTGGCTCAGTACTATGACCTGACCGCCACGCTGCCCGAAGACATGGCCAGCGTGCAGGGCACGACACAGATGAAGGAAAAATTCAACATGAACACCACGCACTTCGTGCTCGTGGACGACAAAGTGTCTGCCAGGGACATGCAGGACATGATCTCGCAGATGGAGGAAGTCAAGGGCGTGTCCAATGTCCTGGCGTATGAGAAATACATCGGTCCGGGTGTGCCAAGCACCTTCGAGCCGGCACAGCTTGAAGACATCCTGCACAACGGCGGCCGGCGCCTGGTGGTGGTCAACAGTGAATATCGCGGGGCGACGGATGAGGAAAACAAACAGCTGGACACCCTGCGTGAGATCCTGCACAAATATGACAAAAACGGCCTGATCGGCGGCGAAGGCGCACTGGACGAGGACCTGATCAAGGTCACCAACGTGGATTTCCAGATGGTCAACATCGTGTCCATCGTGGCGATCCTGGCCATCATTGCCGTGACCTTCAAGTCTCTCTCCCTGCCCTTCATCCTGGTGCTGGCGATTGAGTTTGCCATCAGCGTAAACATGGGCATTCCGTTCTTCACGCACACCACACTGCCGTTCATTGCGAGCATCGTCATCGGCACGATCCAGCTGGGTGCGTGCATTGACTATGCGATCCTGATCACCTCCCGGTTCCGGGAAGAGCTGCAGAATGGCCAGACGCCTGTCCGGGCGATCCAGATCAGTGTGGAAAAGAGCAGCACATCCATCATCACCAGCGGACTGTCGTTCTTCGCGGCCTGCACCGGTGTGGCAATGATCGCAAAAATGGACATGATCGCGAGTCTGTGCACGCTGCTGGGACGCGGCGCACTGATCAGTGTGCTGGTCATCCTGTTCATTCTTCCGGCCCTGCTGCTGGCATGCAGCGGGCTGATCGCAAAGACGACCAAAGGCTGGCCGAAGGCATCTGCCCGGGCAGCTTCCTCAAAGAGCGGCAAAGAAGCCGCAAGGGCTTGA